Proteins co-encoded in one Pseudomonas fluorescens genomic window:
- the folP gene encoding dihydropteroate synthase, with product MTSVQSLTRLPCGNRVLDLARTHVMGILNVTPDSFSDGGRYSQLDAALRHAEAMVSAGATLIDVGGESTRPGARAVSPLEELERVAPIVELINRELDVIISVDTSTPAVMRETARLGAGLINDVRSLQRDGALDAAAATGLPVCLMHMLGEPGNMQDNPHYQDVTREVGEFLAERMERCASVGIPAERIILDPGFGFAKTLQHNLSLFRHMEALHALGRPLLVGVSRKSMIGQALNRPVGERLYGGLALAALASVKGARILRVHDVAETVDVVRMIAAVESAE from the coding sequence ATGACTTCTGTACAGTCCCTGACCCGGTTGCCTTGCGGCAACCGGGTTCTTGATTTGGCCCGGACGCATGTCATGGGCATTCTCAATGTCACTCCCGATTCCTTTTCCGATGGCGGTCGATACAGTCAGCTTGATGCAGCCTTGCGTCATGCCGAGGCAATGGTGTCTGCCGGTGCAACGCTGATTGACGTTGGCGGTGAGTCAACCCGTCCGGGTGCTCGTGCGGTTTCTCCTCTCGAGGAGCTTGAGCGAGTGGCGCCGATCGTCGAGCTGATCAATCGCGAACTCGATGTGATCATTTCGGTCGATACATCCACTCCGGCTGTCATGCGGGAAACCGCGCGTCTGGGGGCCGGCCTGATCAATGATGTGCGATCGTTGCAGCGTGATGGTGCGCTGGATGCAGCGGCGGCCACCGGGTTGCCGGTCTGCCTGATGCATATGCTGGGAGAGCCCGGCAACATGCAGGACAATCCGCACTATCAGGATGTCACTCGTGAAGTGGGTGAGTTTCTCGCCGAGCGTATGGAGCGATGCGCTTCGGTCGGCATACCCGCCGAACGGATCATCCTTGATCCTGGCTTCGGTTTCGCAAAAACCCTTCAGCACAATCTAAGCTTGTTCAGGCACATGGAAGCCCTCCATGCATTGGGTCGACCTCTGCTGGTGGGTGTTTCGCGAAAAAGCATGATCGGACAGGCCCTGAATCGCCCCGTGGGTGAGCGTCTGTATGGTGGTCTGGCACTGGCCGCACTGGCATCAGTCAAAGGTGCACGTATATTGCGCGTCCATGATGTGGCAGAAACGGTGGATGTCGTGCGCATGATCGCGGCCGTGGAATCAGCCGAATAA
- the glmM gene encoding phosphoglucosamine mutase: protein MSKKYFGTDGIRGRVGEYPITPDFMLKLGWAAGMAFRKMGACKVLVGKDTRISGYMFESALEAGLTSAGADVMLLGPMPTPAIAYLARTFQAEAGIVISASHNPHDDNGIKFFSGRGTKLPDELELMIEELLDTPMTVVESSKIGKVSRINDASGRYIEFCKSSVPTNTSFAGLKVVIDCAHGATYKVAPSVFRELGAEVVVLSAQPNGLNINDNCGSTHMGPLQAAVLAEHADLGIAFDGDGDRVLMVDHTGAIVDGDELIFIIARDLHERGKLQGGVVGTLMSNLGLELALADLGIPFVRANVGDRYVIAELLERNWQVGGENSGHVVCFNHTTTGDAIIAALQVLMALKTRNEGLAQTRQALRKCPQVLINVRFGGGDSPLEHPAVKEASKRVTEAMAGRGRVLLRKSGTEPLVRVMVEGEDQTQVRGYAEELAKLVTEVSA from the coding sequence ATGAGCAAGAAATACTTTGGTACCGACGGTATTCGTGGTCGCGTCGGTGAGTACCCGATCACTCCGGACTTCATGCTCAAGCTCGGCTGGGCTGCCGGCATGGCCTTCCGAAAAATGGGCGCCTGCAAGGTGCTCGTCGGCAAAGACACGCGAATTTCCGGTTACATGTTCGAATCGGCGCTGGAAGCCGGTCTGACATCGGCCGGCGCCGATGTAATGTTGCTCGGCCCGATGCCGACACCTGCCATTGCTTACCTGGCGCGTACCTTCCAGGCTGAAGCCGGTATTGTGATCAGTGCTTCGCACAATCCTCACGATGACAATGGCATCAAGTTTTTCTCCGGCAGGGGCACCAAGTTGCCGGACGAGTTGGAGCTGATGATCGAGGAACTGCTCGATACGCCAATGACCGTTGTCGAGTCGAGCAAGATCGGCAAGGTATCGCGAATCAACGATGCCTCCGGCCGTTATATCGAATTCTGCAAGAGCAGTGTACCGACCAACACCAGCTTTGCCGGTCTCAAGGTCGTGATCGACTGTGCGCACGGTGCGACCTACAAGGTCGCGCCAAGTGTGTTCCGCGAACTGGGTGCTGAGGTCGTCGTGTTGTCCGCGCAGCCCAACGGGCTGAACATCAACGACAACTGTGGTTCGACCCATATGGGGCCGTTGCAGGCGGCGGTGCTTGCCGAGCACGCTGATTTGGGGATTGCGTTCGATGGTGACGGTGACCGCGTGCTGATGGTCGACCATACCGGTGCGATAGTCGACGGTGACGAACTGATCTTCATCATCGCCCGCGATCTGCATGAGCGTGGCAAGCTGCAGGGCGGCGTGGTCGGCACGCTGATGAGCAACCTTGGCCTGGAGCTGGCTCTGGCGGATCTGGGTATTCCTTTCGTGCGTGCCAATGTCGGCGACCGTTATGTGATTGCCGAATTGCTGGAGCGCAACTGGCAGGTTGGTGGCGAGAACTCGGGGCATGTCGTCTGCTTTAATCACACCACTACGGGGGATGCGATCATCGCTGCATTGCAGGTGTTGATGGCACTCAAGACTCGCAATGAAGGTCTTGCTCAAACCCGACAGGCCCTGCGCAAGTGTCCGCAAGTGCTGATCAATGTCCGATTTGGCGGTGGCGACAGTCCGCTCGAGCACCCGGCTGTCAAGGAAGCCAGCAAGCGAGTAACCGAGGCGATGGCGGGTCGTGGGCGTGTGCTTCTGCGCAAGTCCGGGACAGAGCCTCTGGTGCGCGTCATGGTCGAGGGTGAGGATCAAACCCAGGTTCGCGGCTATGCCGAAGAACTGGCAAAACTGGTAACTGAAGTTTCTGCCTGA
- the tpiA gene encoding triose-phosphate isomerase — MRRPMVAGNWKMHGTRASVAELINGLRHLALPSGVDVAVFPPCLHINQVIDGLKGKSISVGAQNSAVESMQGALTGEIAPSQLVDAGCSLVLVGHSERRQIMGERDGMLNRKFAAAQACGLIPVLCVGETLEQREAGKTLEVVGRQLGSIIEELGVGAFANAVIAYEPVWAIGTGLTATPQQAQDVHKAIREQLAAENSEVARGVRLLYGGSVKAANAVELFGMPDIDGGLIGGASLNADEFGAICRAAGN; from the coding sequence ATGCGTCGCCCTATGGTAGCTGGTAACTGGAAGATGCACGGTACCCGCGCCAGCGTCGCTGAGCTGATCAACGGCCTTCGTCATCTGGCCTTGCCAAGCGGTGTTGATGTCGCGGTATTCCCGCCTTGCCTGCATATCAATCAAGTGATTGATGGCTTGAAAGGAAAGTCGATTTCGGTCGGCGCGCAGAACTCTGCGGTGGAGTCGATGCAAGGTGCGCTGACAGGTGAAATTGCACCGAGTCAGTTGGTGGATGCAGGATGTTCCCTGGTGCTTGTAGGGCACTCCGAACGCCGCCAGATCATGGGCGAGCGAGACGGGATGCTGAATCGCAAGTTCGCAGCGGCGCAGGCATGTGGCTTGATTCCGGTGTTGTGTGTGGGGGAGACCCTGGAGCAGCGTGAAGCCGGAAAAACTCTTGAAGTTGTCGGGCGTCAGCTGGGCAGCATTATTGAGGAGTTGGGCGTTGGTGCCTTTGCCAATGCAGTGATCGCATACGAGCCGGTCTGGGCCATTGGCACCGGGCTGACTGCAACGCCGCAACAGGCTCAGGATGTGCATAAGGCCATTCGTGAGCAGTTGGCGGCAGAGAATTCTGAAGTCGCACGAGGCGTGCGGCTTCTATACGGCGGCAGCGTGAAGGCGGCCAATGCGGTCGAACTGTTCGGCATGCCGGATATCGATGGGGGGCTCATTGGTGGAGCTTCCCTGAATGCAGATGAGTTCGGTGCGATTTGTCGCGCCGCGGGAAACTGA
- the secG gene encoding preprotein translocase subunit SecG, giving the protein MLETVVVVFHLLGALGVVALVLLQQGKGADAGASFGAGASNTVFGSQGSSTFLSKFTAILAAGFFITSLGLGYFAKEKAHQLTQAGLPNPAVLEVPKQQPASDDVPVLQEQKSATPATDVPPAQEQK; this is encoded by the coding sequence ATGCTGGAAACAGTCGTAGTCGTTTTTCATCTGCTGGGTGCATTGGGCGTAGTTGCTCTGGTTTTGCTGCAGCAGGGTAAAGGTGCGGATGCTGGCGCGTCTTTCGGAGCAGGTGCTTCAAATACTGTGTTCGGAAGCCAAGGTTCCTCTACCTTTCTTAGTAAGTTTACTGCTATACTTGCCGCCGGTTTCTTCATAACCAGCTTGGGGTTAGGATACTTTGCTAAAGAGAAAGCTCATCAGCTGACTCAGGCAGGTTTGCCAAACCCGGCAGTGTTGGAAGTTCCAAAGCAACAACCGGCTTCTGATGATGTCCCGGTGCTTCAAGAGCAAAAGTCGGCTACTCCAGCGACTGACGTACCTCCAGCTCAAGAGCAGAAGTAA
- the rimP gene encoding ribosome maturation factor RimP: MSSKLEELQALLAPVVVALGYECWGIEFSAQGRHSMLRVYIDKEGGVLVDDCAIVSRQISGVLDVEDPISVEYTLEVSSPGMERPLFTLEQFAKYVGEQVKIKLRSPFEGRRNFQGLLRGVEEQDVVVQVDDHEFLLPIDMIDKANIIPSFD; encoded by the coding sequence GTGTCGAGCAAGCTAGAAGAGTTGCAGGCCTTGTTGGCCCCGGTGGTCGTGGCCCTGGGCTATGAATGCTGGGGTATTGAGTTTTCGGCTCAAGGTCGCCACTCAATGTTGCGCGTTTATATCGATAAGGAAGGCGGCGTGCTGGTGGACGATTGCGCCATCGTCAGCCGTCAGATCAGCGGTGTGCTGGATGTTGAAGATCCGATATCCGTTGAATACACCCTTGAAGTTTCCTCGCCAGGCATGGAACGCCCACTGTTCACTCTTGAGCAGTTTGCCAAATATGTCGGTGAACAAGTGAAGATCAAGCTGCGCTCGCCTTTTGAAGGACGACGCAACTTTCAGGGCCTTCTGCGCGGTGTAGAAGAACAGGATGTCGTGGTGCAGGTAGATGACCATGAGTTCCTGTTGCCGATCGATATGATCGACAAGGCCAACATTATTCCCAGTTTTGACTGA
- the nusA gene encoding transcription termination factor NusA, with protein sequence MSKEVLLVVESVSNEKGVPASVIFEALELALATATKKRFEDEVDLRVEINRHTGSYETFRRWTVVEENDLDDPAIETWPSKVAETHPGAKVGDVVEEKIESIEFGRIAAQTAKQVIVQKVREAERAQVVDAYRERLGEIISGTVKKVTRDNVIVDLGNNAEALLAREDIISRETFRVGVRLRALLKEIRTENRGPQLILSRTAPEMLIELFRIEVPEIAEGLIEVMAASRDPGSRAKIAVRSKDKRIDPQGACIGMRGSRVQAVSGELGGERVDIVLWDDNPAQFVINAMSPAEVAAIIVDEDAHAMDIAVGADNLAQAIGRGGQNVRLASQLTGWTLNVMTESDIQAKQQAETGDILRNFIDELEVDEELAQVLVDEGFTSLEEIAYVPLEEMLNIDGFDEEIVNELRARAKDRLLTKAIATEEKLADAHPAEDLLSLEGMDKDLAMELAVRGVITREDLAEQSIDDLLDIDGIDDDRAGKLIMAARAHWFE encoded by the coding sequence ATGAGCAAAGAAGTACTGCTGGTTGTTGAGTCGGTATCCAATGAAAAGGGCGTACCGGCAAGCGTAATTTTTGAAGCGCTGGAGCTGGCTCTGGCCACTGCTACCAAAAAGCGTTTTGAAGACGAAGTTGATCTGCGTGTGGAAATCAATCGCCACACCGGTTCTTACGAAACTTTCCGTCGCTGGACGGTCGTCGAAGAGAATGATCTCGATGATCCGGCCATTGAAACCTGGCCAAGCAAGGTTGCCGAAACGCATCCTGGCGCCAAGGTTGGTGACGTCGTTGAAGAAAAGATCGAATCCATCGAGTTCGGCCGCATCGCTGCGCAGACCGCCAAGCAGGTCATCGTGCAGAAAGTGCGCGAAGCCGAGCGCGCTCAAGTGGTTGACGCCTATCGCGAGCGCCTGGGAGAAATCATCTCCGGCACCGTGAAGAAAGTGACCCGCGACAACGTGATCGTCGACCTGGGTAATAACGCCGAGGCGTTGCTGGCCCGTGAAGACATCATTTCTCGCGAAACCTTCCGTGTTGGCGTGCGTCTGCGTGCGCTGCTCAAGGAAATCCGCACCGAGAACCGTGGCCCTCAGCTGATCCTGTCGCGTACCGCGCCGGAAATGCTGATCGAGCTGTTCCGTATCGAAGTGCCGGAAATCGCTGAAGGCCTCATCGAAGTCATGGCCGCTTCCCGTGATCCGGGTTCGCGGGCCAAGATTGCCGTCCGTTCCAAGGACAAACGCATCGACCCGCAGGGCGCGTGCATCGGTATGCGCGGTTCGCGCGTCCAGGCCGTGTCGGGCGAGTTGGGTGGCGAGCGTGTCGATATCGTCCTGTGGGACGACAACCCGGCGCAGTTCGTGATCAATGCCATGTCGCCGGCAGAAGTGGCGGCCATCATCGTTGACGAAGATGCCCACGCCATGGACATCGCCGTTGGCGCAGACAATCTGGCTCAGGCCATCGGTCGTGGTGGTCAGAACGTGCGTCTGGCGAGCCAGCTGACTGGCTGGACCCTGAACGTGATGACCGAATCGGACATCCAGGCTAAGCAACAAGCGGAAACCGGCGACATCCTGCGCAACTTCATCGACGAGCTGGAAGTCGACGAAGAGCTGGCTCAGGTGCTGGTAGACGAAGGCTTCACCAGCCTGGAAGAGATTGCCTACGTACCGTTGGAAGAAATGCTCAACATCGACGGCTTTGACGAGGAGATCGTCAACGAGCTTCGCGCTCGTGCCAAGGATCGCTTGTTGACCAAAGCCATCGCTACTGAGGAAAAGCTGGCAGACGCCCATCCGGCCGAAGACCTGCTCTCGCTTGAGGGTATGGACAAGGATTTGGCGATGGAACTGGCGGTGCGCGGCGTAATTACCCGCGAAGACCTGGCCGAGCAGTCTATTGACGACCTGCTCGACATCGACGGCATTGACGATGATCGTGCCGGCAAGTTGATCATGGCCGCCCGAGCCCACTGGTTCGAGTAA
- the infB gene encoding translation initiation factor IF-2, which yields MTQVTVKQLADEVKTPVERLLQQMREAGLPHTAAEEHVTDSEKQSLLTHLKSSHKAKVEEPRKITLQRKTTSTLRVAGSKSISVEVRKKKVFVQRSPEEIEAERKRELDERRAVENAARQKAEEEARVRAEEEARRQPAAPTASAEPVAAPAPAAEPVREAAPVVAAAPAADTRKRDEQRRPDKPRADDNNRRGGGDGERKNAPHRASVKEKAPAPRVAPRTTDEESDGFRRGGRGKAKLKKRNAHGFQSPTGPVVREVKIGETITVGDLAQQMSVKAAEIIKFMFKLGTPATINQVLDQETAQLVAEELGHKVTLVSDTALEDSLAESLKFEGEAVPRAPVVTVMGHVDHGKTSLLDYIRRAKVAAGEAGGITQHIGAYHVETERGMVTFLDTPGHAAFTAMRARGAKATDIVILVVAADDGVMPQTIEAVQHAQAAGVPLVVAVNKIDKPGADLDRIRSELSAHGVTSEEWGGDTPFVPVSAKMGTGVDELLEAVLLQAEVLELTATPSAPGRGVVVESRLDKGRGPVATVLVQDGTLRQGDMVLVGSNYGRVRAMLDENGKPIKEAGPAIPVEILGLDGTPDAGDEMSVVADEKKAREVALFRQGKFREVKLARAHAGKLENIFESMGQEEKKTLNIVLKSDVRGSLEALQGALNGLGNDEVQVRVVGGGVGGITESDANLALASNAVLFGFNVRADAGARKIVEQEGLDMRYYNVIYDIIEDVKKALTGMLGSDVRENILGVAEVRDVFRSPKFGAIAGCMVIEGTVHRNRPIRVLREDIVIFEGELESLRRFKDDASEVRAGMECGIGVKSYNDVKVGDKIEVFEKVQVARSL from the coding sequence ATGACGCAAGTCACGGTGAAACAACTGGCCGATGAGGTCAAAACACCGGTAGAGCGCCTGTTGCAGCAGATGCGTGAGGCAGGTCTGCCGCACACCGCCGCCGAAGAACATGTGACTGACAGTGAGAAGCAATCCCTGCTGACTCACTTGAAGAGCAGCCACAAGGCGAAAGTGGAAGAACCACGCAAGATCACGCTGCAGCGTAAAACCACCAGCACCCTGCGTGTGGCTGGCAGCAAAAGCATCAGCGTTGAAGTCCGCAAGAAGAAAGTTTTCGTACAGCGTAGCCCGGAAGAAATCGAAGCCGAGCGCAAGCGTGAACTGGATGAGCGTCGCGCAGTAGAGAATGCTGCCCGTCAAAAGGCTGAAGAAGAAGCCCGTGTTCGCGCTGAAGAAGAAGCGCGTCGCCAGCCTGCTGCACCGACCGCTTCTGCCGAGCCTGTTGCTGCGCCTGCGCCAGCCGCTGAACCTGTGCGCGAAGCTGCGCCGGTTGTGGCTGCTGCGCCCGCTGCCGACACTCGCAAGCGTGACGAACAGCGCCGTCCGGACAAACCACGTGCCGACGATAACAACCGTCGTGGGGGTGGTGATGGCGAGCGCAAGAATGCTCCGCATCGCGCTTCGGTCAAGGAAAAGGCACCGGCTCCACGTGTGGCGCCACGCACCACCGACGAAGAAAGCGATGGCTTCCGTCGCGGCGGTCGCGGCAAGGCCAAGCTGAAGAAACGCAACGCCCACGGTTTCCAGAGCCCGACCGGCCCTGTCGTGCGTGAAGTGAAGATCGGCGAAACCATCACTGTTGGCGATCTCGCTCAGCAGATGTCGGTGAAGGCTGCTGAAATCATCAAGTTCATGTTCAAACTGGGTACTCCAGCGACCATCAACCAGGTGCTTGATCAGGAAACTGCTCAGCTGGTAGCCGAAGAACTGGGCCACAAAGTGACCCTGGTCAGCGACACTGCCCTTGAAGATTCCCTGGCCGAGTCCCTGAAGTTTGAAGGTGAAGCGGTTCCTCGTGCGCCGGTCGTGACCGTAATGGGTCACGTTGACCACGGCAAGACCTCGCTGCTCGACTACATCCGTCGTGCCAAAGTTGCTGCTGGCGAAGCCGGCGGTATCACCCAGCACATCGGTGCTTACCACGTTGAAACCGAACGCGGCATGGTCACCTTCCTCGACACCCCGGGTCACGCCGCGTTTACCGCAATGCGTGCCCGTGGTGCCAAGGCGACCGACATCGTGATCCTGGTGGTTGCGGCGGACGACGGCGTGATGCCACAAACCATCGAAGCTGTTCAGCATGCTCAGGCGGCTGGCGTTCCTCTGGTGGTTGCGGTGAACAAGATCGACAAGCCGGGTGCTGATCTCGATCGCATCCGCAGCGAACTGTCGGCTCACGGTGTGACCTCCGAAGAGTGGGGTGGCGACACTCCATTCGTTCCGGTCTCGGCGAAGATGGGTACCGGCGTCGACGAACTGCTTGAAGCTGTTCTGCTGCAAGCCGAAGTTCTCGAACTGACTGCCACTCCATCGGCCCCTGGCCGTGGTGTCGTGGTTGAATCGCGTCTGGACAAGGGCCGTGGCCCGGTAGCGACTGTTCTGGTTCAGGACGGTACGCTGCGTCAAGGCGACATGGTGCTGGTCGGCTCGAACTACGGCCGTGTACGCGCCATGCTCGACGAGAACGGCAAGCCGATCAAGGAAGCGGGCCCGGCCATTCCGGTCGAGATCCTCGGCCTGGACGGTACGCCTGACGCTGGCGACGAGATGAGCGTGGTTGCCGACGAGAAGAAAGCCCGTGAAGTGGCTCTGTTCCGTCAAGGCAAGTTCCGCGAAGTCAAACTGGCTCGCGCTCACGCCGGCAAGCTGGAAAACATCTTCGAAAGCATGGGTCAGGAAGAGAAGAAGACGCTCAACATCGTCCTCAAATCCGACGTCCGTGGCTCGCTGGAAGCTTTGCAGGGTGCTCTGAACGGCCTGGGCAACGACGAAGTGCAAGTGCGTGTGGTCGGTGGCGGTGTCGGTGGTATCACCGAATCCGACGCCAACCTGGCACTGGCTTCCAACGCTGTACTGTTCGGCTTCAACGTGCGTGCCGATGCCGGCGCACGGAAGATCGTCGAGCAGGAAGGTCTGGACATGCGTTACTACAACGTAATCTACGACATCATCGAAGACGTCAAGAAAGCCCTGACCGGTATGCTTGGCAGCGATGTTCGCGAGAACATCCTCGGTGTGGCCGAAGTACGTGACGTGTTCCGTTCGCCTAAGTTCGGCGCTATCGCCGGCTGCATGGTGATCGAGGGTACCGTTCACCGTAACCGTCCGATCCGCGTACTGCGTGAAGACATCGTTATCTTCGAAGGCGAGCTGGAATCCTTGCGTCGCTTCAAGGATGACGCTTCCGAAGTGCGTGCCGGCATGGAATGCGGTATTGGCGTGAAGAGCTACAACGACGTCAAAGTCGGTGACAAGATCGAAGTCTTCGAGAAGGTTCAGGTTGCTCGCAGCCTCTGA
- the rbfA gene encoding 30S ribosome-binding factor RbfA, with product MAKEYSRTQRIGDQMQRELAQLIRREVKDPRVGLVTITAVDVSRDVGHAKIFITVMGQDNAEDIAQSIKVLNAAAGFLRMQLAREMKLRSVPQLHFHYDESVARGAHLSALIERAVAEDSQHETAAPEDTKE from the coding sequence ATGGCAAAAGAATACAGCCGTACCCAACGAATCGGCGATCAGATGCAGCGTGAGCTGGCCCAACTGATCCGTCGTGAAGTCAAAGATCCGCGTGTCGGCCTGGTCACCATTACCGCTGTTGATGTCAGCCGTGACGTTGGTCACGCGAAGATCTTCATCACCGTGATGGGGCAGGACAACGCCGAAGACATCGCGCAAAGCATCAAGGTGCTCAATGCTGCCGCCGGTTTCCTGCGCATGCAGCTGGCTCGTGAAATGAAGCTGCGCAGCGTGCCTCAATTGCACTTCCACTACGACGAAAGTGTCGCCCGTGGCGCGCACCTGTCGGCTCTGATCGAGCGAGCGGTGGCCGAAGACAGTCAGCACGAAACTGCTGCACCCGAAGACACCAAGGAGTAA
- the truB gene encoding tRNA pseudouridine(55) synthase TruB, which produces MAQVKRIRRNVSGIILLDKPLGFTSNAALQKVRWLLNAEKAGHTGSLDPLATGVLPLCFGEATKFSQYLLDSDKGYETLAQLGKTTTTADAEGEVLQERPVTVGQADIEAVLPKFRGQISQIPPMYSALKRDGQPLYKLARAGEVVEREPRSVTIARLELLAFEGDTARLAVDCSKGTYIRTLVEDIGEQLGCGAYVAELRRTQAGPFTLAQTVTLEELEAVHAEGGNEAVDRFLMPSDSGLQDWPLLQFSEASAFYWLNGQPVRAPDAPKFGMVRVQDHNGRFIGIGEVSEDGRIAPRRLIRSE; this is translated from the coding sequence GTGGCTCAGGTCAAACGTATCCGTCGTAACGTCAGTGGCATCATCCTGCTCGACAAGCCGCTGGGGTTTACCTCCAACGCCGCGTTGCAGAAGGTTCGCTGGCTGCTCAACGCCGAGAAGGCCGGTCACACCGGCAGTCTCGACCCACTGGCTACCGGCGTGTTGCCGCTGTGCTTTGGCGAGGCGACCAAGTTCTCGCAGTATCTGCTTGATTCCGACAAGGGTTACGAAACCCTGGCGCAACTGGGCAAGACCACCACCACGGCAGACGCCGAAGGCGAGGTTTTGCAGGAGCGTCCGGTGACCGTTGGTCAGGCCGACATTGAAGCGGTCCTGCCGAAATTTCGCGGTCAAATCAGTCAGATACCGCCGATGTACTCCGCTCTCAAGCGTGATGGCCAGCCGCTGTACAAGCTGGCCCGTGCAGGCGAAGTAGTGGAGCGCGAACCGCGTTCTGTTACTATTGCGCGCTTGGAATTGCTGGCCTTCGAAGGCGATACTGCGCGTCTGGCGGTGGATTGCAGCAAGGGCACCTATATTCGTACCCTGGTGGAGGATATCGGTGAGCAACTCGGTTGTGGTGCATACGTCGCTGAATTGCGCCGTACCCAGGCCGGGCCTTTCACCCTGGCGCAGACCGTGACCCTCGAAGAGCTTGAAGCGGTACATGCCGAAGGCGGCAACGAAGCGGTCGACCGCTTCCTGATGCCATCGGACAGCGGCCTGCAGGATTGGCCACTGCTGCAGTTCTCGGAAGCGAGCGCGTTCTACTGGCTCAACGGCCAGCCGGTACGTGCCCCGGATGCTCCGAAGTTCGGCATGGTGCGGGTACAGGATCATAACGGTCGCTTCATCGGTATCGGTGAAGTGAGCGAAGACGGGCGGATCGCGCCGCGTCGACTGATTCGGTCAGAATGA